The stretch of DNA ACAACCACGTCCATCCCGATGAAGTGCCAACAGTGATAGAACGACATTTGCGAGGTGGACAACCTGTTGCAGCAATGCTTTATGGCAAATTTCACCAGCGTTCGTAGCGTATTGCCGCTAAACGTAGTCGTGTGTCACGAATGGCACCGCGACGAGTTCACCCTCGCTTTCTCCTACTTGTACTTTCAGCCCTTCACCACCGGCTTTGGTGCGGACGTAGCCGAGTCCAAAGGAACCTTGGTCGGTTTCAGTATAGCTGGTAAGTTTGCCGACTTTTTCCTCTCCAACGCTAATTACACTTCCTGGTTGGGCGGGTGTGTTGAGTCGGACGCCCCAAAGGTGTTGTTTGACTCCTTTATAAGTATTTAAACGGGCAATTGTCTCCTGTCCGATGTAGCAGCCTTTTTCAAAGGAGATGGTTTGCCACAAGCCTGCTTCTAGAGGATTGTAATCCTCAGTTAGCTCAAGGTCAGGTGCGGGGCGTCCTTGTTCGATTCGGAGATGTTCCCAGACACGATCGCTCATCGGCACTGCCCCAGCTTGCGCTAAAGTATTCCACAGCGTTTCCTTATCAGCAGCGGAGAGAATCAGCGTGTATCCCGGCGTTGCCAAACCGCTGCCCACAGCTACCCGCACCTCGATATCCCCCACCGTCAATTGCTGATGAGAACCATCAGGTTGACCAATCATGGCACCCGCACCCAACTGTTCTAAGAGGGCATCACTCCCTGGCCCAATCAAGCTGAAGCTTGCAGTATTATCAGTTACATCGGTTAACTGCACCTTGTCGGCGAAAAAAATGTATTGGTCTAGCCATTTGAGCAGCTTCTCGCGCCGATTGGGTGAAACCAGCAGCAGGACTGCATCTTCCATCACATAGGCGGTGGTTAAGTCAATCGTTCGCGCTGTTGATGTGACAAAAACCGTATCGCAGCCTTGTCCTGGCTTGAGTCGCTGAAAGTCGTTTGTACTCTGGTTGTGCAAAAATCGGATGCGATCGCCTTCGGAAACTTGAATCCGTCCCCAATGAGAGCGATCGCATACAGCAACCCCCTCCCGCGCCGCTTGGATAGCTGCTGCACTCTTGTCGTCAAAATTGCCGTCAATTGCAGATGTAGGCATGGTGATTGTTGCTAATCGTTTCAATTTTCATCTAGCGTTTCTGCTAGTTTTTCTGACTTGAAAATCTTATCAAATAAGACTAATCAGCTTCAATCTGGTACTCAATCTGAAGCTAACATCCTGTGCGAATCGCTTTGAGTAAGGATATCAGGCAATAGTTACTGCTGAAATTGGGCTAATAACCAAGCACCAACTAAGCTTTGATTTTCTTGACGACTGCGCTGTAAAGCTTCCACTAGCACTGAAATCGCTAATCCCGGCAACACCTGGGACTCAGTAATTCTTTGACTTCCCCCAGCAGATGTGATGGTAAAAGCAATAATTCTGATGTTCGCAACATCTACCACCCAATATTCCGCCACTCCTAAATCTTCGTATAGAAGCCGTTTTTGCCCGATATCATCAGATAGTGAAGTATTGGCAATTTCAATCACTAAATTTGGTGCTGGATATTGGTCTAAGTCAATGATTGACGTTCCCCAAGGGATTACATCAGCATTTTCACCAATATAATAAGACACATCTGGTTGACTTTCTTGAACACCTGTTTTTCTGTATGTACAGTTATCCCGTCCATGTATAAGAATGCCTTTGAGGGTAGCAAACAGGTTAACGGCAAAGATAATAATAGTGTGATCGCTGGCGTGGTCAGAGCCGATAGGTGACATTTCTATCCTCAATTGTCCATTGTGGTAATAGCCTTTCGCTTTTTCTAGTTGCGGATCTTCAATCGCCTGGATATATTCATCCCAAGTGGCTACAACCCAAGTATTTGTCGGTATTTTCGTTTGTAGTTTACTCATGGTTAAGGCATTTAGGGCGCGATGCTTCTGTTATGTAGTGTAATTTCTGGGAGAGCGATCGCGCTTGGTAATAGGGAATGCGATGCCTGTTTCCAGAATTAATGACTTACTTTGACATGGATTGTTGATTTTCTATTAAAATTTTTCCAAAGTGACCAATGAATTCTTGTAAAACTTCCTTTGAGCTGATACACACTTGCCAAGTGTCGGTAAAAATTTTATCTTCACTAAGTATTAGGTAGGTATCTCTGCTACTCAAAGTTTCAGGGTTGAATTCTTCTAAAGGGATTCGGTCGATAACACATCCTTCATAACCAGTATTATCACATCCAAGTTTATTAAATTTAAAAACACCTGTTGTTCTCTCTTCTTCCTTCAAAGGGTGCCAATAGTAAGCGTGAAGCGAATCTAAAAAAGCATCCTTTTTACTAGGTAATATCCAAACCATTGCTTTTGTAAAAAGATAGATTTGTCCGGCTAAATCAAAATACTCCCAATACTGCAAACTCAGTGCATATTGCTCAACAATGCCTTTAATAATAGAAACAGATAGCTCTTTTTTTTGTTGGGCTAAAATCAGTTGATAGCTTTTAATTCCTTTGTCAGGATTCTTGAGCTGATATCCTATATATTGCCCTGAGCTACTCACTTTAAACATTTCATTAAATCCAAGCTGCGTCAGCATAGTGATAGCCAAATCCATCAAATCTTCTCCTGGCTTACTCTCCTTCATGCTTGACGAAACTGGCTGGGGTAGACTTTTTGGGTTTACCTGTTCCCCTCCATCGCTAGCCTTGTTGGTGACAACAGAAGAACAATCATGAACCCACTCAGGGTGGTACTTTTGAAATAGAGCAATTAACTCATTTCGTCTTGATTGGCGATCGCTGGGAAATCTCCCCTTAATGCCAAAGTCCCGGTATATTTTGGAGATTTGATTGCGTACAGTTCCTTGAGTGCGACGCCTTGACAGAGCGATTTGAGCGTCTGTATCTCCAGCTAACACCATTCGTAATACCTCAACTGTACGAGGTTTCTCTAGCTCCAGCTTTTCCAGTATTTCTTTGAAGTGCTGACGATTCATATCTTTCAAAATATCGCAGTTATTCTATTATCTGCGTATTCTGCGTACTCTGCGTACTGAAATTAGCTTAACAGATGCCCATTGTCGTGTGTATCTGCGTTCTGAGCATGATATTCACAGAAGCATTCGAGTAAAGAAATGAAAATTCCAGAAAGTCAGCGCAGATTCCGCCAGTTAGAAATACCTGGGATGGAAGGATTTCTCGCCAATCTGAAAACGCAGTCAGAGACTACCAATATGAACCGAAAATCCATCTCCGGAATTTTGGCTAATAATACAGAAATTCAAACCACATTCCATCAGTTAGAAGTACCGGGAATGGAAGAATTTCTCTCCAAGCTGAAAACAAAGCCAAAAACGGCTGACTTGAGCGAATACGGGGATGCGATCGCAATCAATATAGATAATCTGCCTGACGAGACTGCCGCTTGAAGAAAAAGCGATCGCGTTCTTTCCTAACCTTTCAACTTGCGGTCAACTTGCGGACTTTTTAACTAGCTGGTAAGTCCGCAAACACCTTCTCTACTAGCTGTCGCGCTTTAGCGTCCAAGAGGTTCCAATCTACATCGCCAGTGTCCTCTTCAATTAAGCTAGTATCAATCTCAATTTCCTGATTTTCTGGGTGAGCGATCGCTCGATCGTAATTCCGAAAACAGACTTGATAACAAAGTTCCCATAAATCAACAGTAACTTGCTGGTCTTGATGCTTCAAACAAAGGAGATAACCAGGGTAAGGATTAGGCATCGCCATCAAAGCTTGTTCTATCTCCGAAGCTTCCTCTGGAGAAGCAGATGCAAGCTGTTCTCTTAATAACGTAAAAGTGGTTTTAGTTTCCTCCGGCGTCCCTTCAGGCCAAATCAATACATCTTGGTAAGTTCCCTTCCAGCTTGATTGGTCTAGCTGTTTGCGAATCTGGTCGATGATTCGGATAAAAGCTGGTTGCATGAGCAATTCAGCTTGCTCCCAACTCGTAATATTTGTGAACTTTGGCATCATTTTTATCTTATAAAATTGAAAAAAATGTGATGGAAAAAACTTAAGGTTGAGGTGAAGATGGTGACGAGACTGGAGCTTCTCGCTGTACAGTTTCGACTTGACTAACTTGAAAAATCAAGGTAAAAGGTTGACCCATCTTTTTGGCAACAAATTCTTCCAACAATCGCACTTGTTTAGGAGTTAAAACTTGCTCAGCGCGAACAGTAAGATAAACTTTAGG from Coleofasciculus sp. FACHB-T130 encodes:
- a CDS encoding folate-binding protein YgfZ; translation: MPTSAIDGNFDDKSAAAIQAAREGVAVCDRSHWGRIQVSEGDRIRFLHNQSTNDFQRLKPGQGCDTVFVTSTARTIDLTTAYVMEDAVLLLVSPNRREKLLKWLDQYIFFADKVQLTDVTDNTASFSLIGPGSDALLEQLGAGAMIGQPDGSHQQLTVGDIEVRVAVGSGLATPGYTLILSAADKETLWNTLAQAGAVPMSDRVWEHLRIEQGRPAPDLELTEDYNPLEAGLWQTISFEKGCYIGQETIARLNTYKGVKQHLWGVRLNTPAQPGSVISVGEEKVGKLTSYTETDQGSFGLGYVRTKAGGEGLKVQVGESEGELVAVPFVTHDYV
- a CDS encoding Uma2 family endonuclease produces the protein MSKLQTKIPTNTWVVATWDEYIQAIEDPQLEKAKGYYHNGQLRIEMSPIGSDHASDHTIIIFAVNLFATLKGILIHGRDNCTYRKTGVQESQPDVSYYIGENADVIPWGTSIIDLDQYPAPNLVIEIANTSLSDDIGQKRLLYEDLGVAEYWVVDVANIRIIAFTITSAGGSQRITESQVLPGLAISVLVEALQRSRQENQSLVGAWLLAQFQQ
- a CDS encoding helix-turn-helix transcriptional regulator, whose amino-acid sequence is MNRQHFKEILEKLELEKPRTVEVLRMVLAGDTDAQIALSRRRTQGTVRNQISKIYRDFGIKGRFPSDRQSRRNELIALFQKYHPEWVHDCSSVVTNKASDGGEQVNPKSLPQPVSSSMKESKPGEDLMDLAITMLTQLGFNEMFKVSSSGQYIGYQLKNPDKGIKSYQLILAQQKKELSVSIIKGIVEQYALSLQYWEYFDLAGQIYLFTKAMVWILPSKKDAFLDSLHAYYWHPLKEEERTTGVFKFNKLGCDNTGYEGCVIDRIPLEEFNPETLSSRDTYLILSEDKIFTDTWQVCISSKEVLQEFIGHFGKILIENQQSMSK